One Scomber scombrus chromosome 4, fScoSco1.1, whole genome shotgun sequence genomic region harbors:
- the LOC133979523 gene encoding zinc finger protein 462-like isoform X2 — translation MQKDSMHSTTPGHMMHNEPVPQESPVKSFHCSHCPLSFKSEVFLFEHLNNVHDYSVDASLRDAGLTGTNKASNDKNSDTTRSTFECQHCDFKASSWDDYKKHETCHKESVNQNVKGKTTSVISANQKAAGAKEISSSAMSTSKTKCTPNSSRDLKTYKKPLQTITKYFKASGSNGLSAVKSTDNPTLLDGTRDMLILQESSSSSGQKSSGVFKVSAKPMIDLSAVSQQFLLNDYLLNADLTPPSPKGHITEAVFNNVGKRTCNESLTSSPAKKVKMARESKQDVSSSADFSFEVSEDEEENRINLVNGDMESPKVYFCKHCDYSDVGIQGVSTHYQSDHPYVRYTSDYIEDPINQSATFRCLHCPIEFVSVASLKKHYTKNHPEAPNVFKMQLRELHLVFKCFLCSFTMNALKALRRHYKEKHPTHEVNNALMYCKYLATGSQEGSSQLNTCEKTPSSERISTESVPVPCEEVKNAPSSQHATSKEADVALFQCNKCKFGHKSVVVMHVHYQKSHPEEAITIDKIKQSSLVTSQTTPEKMSEPQKSVIITDRKKISDSPIQETKEKDKMPRQTISVAQINHSPETSKTHSESPKTKKVESAGDRTPAKRDRKMSTEMDSVSPTSPNAVFYCQFCSYSSTKIKSVVCHHNAKHSLHTQVGIQEIVKYSAEFRKKKLQNEAKATANASLSTSVTKCHAFARAEDLFYCQKCNYGNPSVKGVTTHQSKLHTGCKFSTESVIEYTTLIRDQIQKSKSQAKESSISTGLPLPLLNEGDEHMFFCHFCNYRQSTVNRIVHHYSKTHRGFVSKAKQIRLHTSMVLEQTKKLLLKAAANQEVDQTPVEEKIKKKEKTKGPGKSSSVSLSSSKKASQAQKTLQCPRCAYITQHVYLLRRHTRKIHVSHCSVSKVSNVGFKQGNLQSGHHCEFCVFSHKKATILYKHYQEKHPGRRPCHDLITARLNVGPETSTPLRSGENETKIYPCRACSFKGRSVSGITDHYRAVHPWSVKEDGSVLDVINRKKPSAKKKMEDRSEISGSFETYQVPLEFDNSLDSPQKATESSTELKCPHCPARFHAYHSLKTHLGEHRQNVTEEELQEEQLQVQTNVHIFKCPHCSYVNTNCEEVLCHCLKKHPSLESSADSLHVDEAHLHLQKGCSKGTDPDGMLRYSGYMCKTCPQIHSTLEELSKHCEEDHNQSVPNPPKPAQQSKTHSTQGSVKQGFSFKKKTHAVIGCQFCFYKCTTKVALRQHMHTYHNNTPASSAQDCAYKCILCSKSFFQRRCLGYHYTRIHGKDAFHKYYAPVYHTVLKKSATTSPDHPSSHMAENTSDASQSSTATEENKKNVFKCPKCPYVNACTHGILTHCQMSHPAVVARADELKTTEILVTNMVGCKLGKSSNERGYMCKICPQIHASLKKLKIHLEMDHGKEASHKPNAKVYHQICNMPQPPPLVQHKFKCDMCTYSGARRRYLWRHYKVIHKLDALATSRQLEKYNKLGTKVSYLPEAEPDSEESGQIKCKKCPNLFFYSLELLSAHYSTFHSSDCKLDFTVLYPVSKKHKAIYKCCHCKKRLNGIAKLCVHMDYHKRKKTTENAAEEMAARTEASLVDTITPEVKSTELCEQDELPTLETVEEPDQSNVTLPTSPLSSPSKPADVEEPEPEPEPEPESREDKHTCKQCAQTFMSLKGLRCHERSHAAVAAIKKLDNLPTSALKHTIDKYVVFKSGTRRPFQCSICHYRATVMALWNNHFIKNHQDIIMNPAETDNQDTENTQTAEKETPNSSEGLNNLPEPDEELEIGEKSMYLEPPDVQRQLNHFSLMAEAGASSKANVQDPKLPVSGLLHCEFCNFTTEHSSSIRRHLLNRHGKKMLRCKDCNFFTGLKKNMDMHIETGHSTFESEATHQKDLRCPFCLYQTKNKNNMIDHIILHREERVVPIEVRRPKLSRYLQGIVFRCHKCTFTSASAENLHLHMKRHDDIKPYKCRLCYFDCTQLCNLEAHLCDKHQVVRNHALVGQVSLDQLEARDGRAPEEEEEEEPVSNLENNNEVEDVETEELVMDCNEVSDDTHAKNPAVNVLRENMKLQIVQPHQPQRQGSRKANAKSLTRYAAFNLNLPFKNSANPNAAVPEKHGQDPQERTQNEMSLPDAAKRQGIEKRAEPKVAEGNSADVHFVDCSYPEKERQMSEKQLRGSIDSRKMAMQKREEAAEGRLAGKAQARKLQMKALQDRTSNIEEKVEDDILRHILLLDDDGSIRRTPKKAGYDRLVKIEQDIENEVVENVLSQIILLNEEDSITLAQHPKKHPEDTTAVTPKKSQECFTAERHLLNLTPNSAQVKMSRKKRVDKVSHCKEEHVHNQTNCEKLDYGAMPVLEKEPLNEEPLTRCKEEEEGGRLEQRQDRGDKVITENNKSRFKDWEHAEGSMMQEADNPCVSKGAVTAVDGAAEVRHSAVTEKKLFTCGFCGRNLTNSCELERHILRHGL, via the exons ATGCAAAAAG ATTCAATGCACTCTACCACTCCTGGTCATATGATGCACAATGAACCTGTCCCTCAAGAATCCCCAGTGAAGTCTTTTCATTGTAGTCACTGTCCACTCAGCTTCAAATCTGAGGTCTTCCTTTTTGAACATCTCAACAATGTGCATGACTACTCTGTGGATGCTTCTCTCAGAGACGCTGGTTTAACTGGGACTAACAAAGCCagcaatgacaaaaacagtgacacaaCAAGAAGTACCTTTGAATGCCAGCACTGTGATTTTAAAGCTTCTTCTTGGGATGattataaaaaacatgaaacgtGTCACAAAGAATCAGTCAATCAGAATGTGAAAGGAAAGACGACATCTGTCATTTCTGCAAACCAGAAAGCTGCAGGGGCAAAAGAGATTTCATCATCAGCTATGTCTACCTCAAAAACTAAATGCACACCCAACTCATCAAGGGACCTGAAAACATATAAGAAGCCATTGCAGACCATCACAAAGTACTTTAAGGCATCTGGATCAAATGGACTATCCGCAGTGAAGTCAACTGATAACCCAACACTTCTAGATGGCACCAGAGATATGCTTATTTTGCAAGAATCCTCTTCAAGCTCCGGCCAAAAGAGCAGTGGGGTTTTTAAAGTCTCTGCAAAGCCCATGATTGATCTCTCCGCAGTGTCTCAGCAGTTCTTGCTAAATGACTACCTTCTAAATGCTGACCTTACACCACCATCGCCTAAGGGACACATCACAGAAGCAGTTTTTAACAATGTTGGCAAAAGGACATGTAATGAAAGCTTAACAAGTTCCCCAGCCAAAAAAGTAAAGATGGCAAGGGAAAGCAAGCAAGACGTATCAAGCAGTGcagatttttcatttgaagttagtgaggatgaagaagaaaacaggatTAATCTTGTTAATGGAGACATGGAAAGCCCAAAAGTTTACTTTTGCAAGCACTGTGACTACAGTGATGTGGGCATCCAAGGTGTGTCTACCCATTATCAGAGTGACCACCCTTACGTAAGATATACCTCTGACTACATTGAGGATCCGATTAATCAGAGTGCTACCTTCCGTTGCCTGCACTGTCCGATTGAGTTTGTTAGTGTAGCTAGCCTCAAGAAACACTACACAAAAAATCATCCCGAGGCCCCAAATGTATTCAAGATGCAACTACGTGAACTCCATTtggttttcaaatgttttctgtgttcctTTACCATGAATGCATTGAAGGCCTTGAGAAGACATTACAAGGAAAAGCACCCAACACATGAAGTGAATAATGCATTGATGTACTGCAAATATTTGGCAACCGGAAGCCAGGAGGGGTCATCTCAGTTGAATACATGTGAAAAGACTCCTAGTTCAGAAAGGATTTCTACTGAGAGCGTCCCAGTACCATGCGAGGAAGTCAAAAATGCACCCTCATCCCAACATGCTACGTCCAAAGAAGCAGATGTGGCCTTGTTTCAATGCAACAAATGCAAGTTCGGTCATAAGTCAGTTGTTGTTATGCATGTCCACTACCAAAAAAGCCATCCAGAAGAAGCGATCACAATTGACAAAATCAAACAATCTTCTCTTGTCACATCACAGACGACCCCTGAAAAGATGTCAGAGCCTCAAAAGTCTGTGATaataacagacagaaagaaaatctCAGATTCTCCGATTCAggaaacaaaagagaaagataaGATGCCACGACAGACGATTTCAGTTGCTCAGATAAATCACTCGCCAGAAACTTCAAAGACTCATTCAGAGTCTCCCAAAACCAAGAAAGTGGAATCTGCAGGGGACAGAACACCTGCCAAACGAGACAGGAAAATGTCTACTGAAATGGACAGTGTATCCCCCACTTCACCAAATGCAGTGTTTTACTGCCAGTTTTGCAGTTATTCAAGTACCAAAATAAAAAGCGTTGTTTGTCATCACAATGCAAAACATTCTTTACACACACAAGTAGGTATTCAAGAGATCGTAAAGTATAGCGCTGAGTTTCGGAagaaaaaacttcaaaatgaaGCTAAAGCCACAGCAAATGCATCATTATCTACTTCAGTGACAAAGTGTCATGCTTTTGCCCGTGCAGAGGACTTGTTTTACTGCCAAAAGTGCAACTATGGAAATCCATCTGTAAAAGGAGTAACAACCCATCAATCCAAATTGCACACAGGCTGTAAGTTTAGCACTGAATCTGTTATTGAGTATACAACTTTGATTCGTGATCAAATTCAAAAATCCAAATCTCAAGCAAAGGAGTCCTCTATTTCTACTGGTCTACCTCTTCCTCTTTTGAATGAAGGCGATGAACATATGTTTTTCTGCCACTTTTGCAACTATCGGCAAAGTACCGTGAACCGTATAGTGCATCATTACTCCAAAACGCATCGTGGATTTGTGTCAAAGGCTAAACAAATCCGTCTGCATACTTCTATGGTTCTTGAACAGACAAAGAAATTGCTTCTGAAAGCAGCTGCAAACCAAGAAGTCGATCAGACACCCGTTgaagaaaagataaagaaaaaggaaaaaacaaagggGCCTGGCAAATCCTCTTCAGTGTCACTGTCGTCCTCAAAGAAGGCCTCACAAGCACAGAAGACCCTTCAGTGTCCTAGATGCGCATACATCACTCAACATGTGTATCTTTTGAGGCGACATACGCGGAAGATCCACGTGTCACATTGCTCAGTTTCAAAAGTTTCAAACGTGGGTTTTAAACAAGGAAATTTACAGTCAGGGCATCACTGtgaattctgtgttttttcccacaaaaaagcaaCGATATTGTATAAGCACTACCAGGAAAAACACCCAGGTCGTAGACCATGCCATGACCTCATAACTGCTAGGTTAAATGTCGGTCCTGAAACATCCACTCCTCTAAGATctggagaaaatgaaacaaaaatatatcCATGCAGAGCATGTTCATTTAAAGGTCGCTCAGTGTCGGGTATCACAGACCACTACCGTGCTGTTCATCCTTGGTCTGTGAAAGAAGATGGCTCAGTCTTGGATGTCATCAACAGAAAGAAGCCAAGTGCAAAAAAGAAGATGGAAGACCGCAGTGAAATATCTGGGTCATTTGAAACCTACCAAGTGCCTCTTGAATTTGACAACTCACTTGATTCACCTCAAAAAGCAACAGAATCTTCCACAGAGCTCAAATGCCCTCACTGCCCAGCGCGGTTTCATGCCTATCATAGTCTCAAAACTCACCTTGGAGAACACAGACAAAATGTAACTGAAGAAGAACTGCAAGAAGAGCAACTACAAGTCCAGACAAATGTGCATATCTTTAAATGTCCACATTGTAGCTACGTGAATACCAATTGTGAAGAAGTTCTCTGTCACTGTCTGAAGAAGCATCCTAGCCTTGAATCCAGTGCAGACAGTCTTCATGTCGATGAAGCACATTTGCACCTTCAGAAGGGCTGTTCGAAAGGAACAGATCCTGATGGCATGTTGAGATATAGTGGGTACATGTGTAAAACCTGCCCGCAGATCCATTCAACGCTAGAGGAGCTGAGCAAGCACTGTGAGGAAGACCATAATCAAAGTGTGCCAAACCCACCCAAACCAGCACAGCAATCTAAGACCCACAGCACTCAGGGATCAGTAAAGCAAGGTTTCTCttttaagaagaaaacacatgcaGTGATCGGTTGTCAGTTCTGCTTTTATAAATGCACCACAAAAGTTGCTCTCCGTCAGCATATGCACACTTACCACAACAATACACCTGCTTCATCAGCTCAGGATTGTGCATACAAATGCATACTTTGTTCCAAATCCTTTTTCCAGAGAAGGTGTCTTGGATATCATTATACTAGGATACATGGAAAAGATGCCTTCCACAAATACTATGCACCAGTATACCACACTGTTCTCAAGAAGTCAGCAACTACATCTCCAGATCATCCTTCAAGCCACATGGCAGAAAATACTTCAGATGCATCTCAATCCAGCACAGcgacagaagaaaacaaaaaaaatgtcttcaagtGTCCAAAGTGTCCCTACGTGAATGCTTGCACCCATGGAATTCTCACTCACTGCCAAATGAGCCATCCAGCCGTCGTAGCCAGGGCAGATGaactgaaaacaactgaaatacTTGTAACCAACATGGTTGGTTGTAAGCTGGGAAAAAGCAGTAATGAAAGAGGgtatatgtgtaaaatatgtccACAAATTCATGCATCATTGAAGAAGCTGAAAATCCATTTAGAAATGGACCATGGAAAGGAGGCCTCCCACAAACCCAACGCCAAAGTGTACCACCAAATATGCAACATGCCACAACCACCACCGCTAGTGCAACACAAGTTTAAGTGTGACATGTGTACCTATTCAGGAGCAAGGCGAAGGTACCTGTGGAGACACTATAAAGTGATTCACAAGCTTGATGCACTTGCCACAAGCAGGCAGCTTGAAAAGTATAATAAACTAGGAACAAAGGTCAGTTACCTGCCTGAAGCTGAACCAGATTCTGAGGAAAGTggacaaattaaatgtaaaaagtgtcCCAACTTATTCTTTTACTCATTAGAGCTGCTTAGTGCCCACTATAGTACCTTTCACAGCTCAGATTGCAAATTGGACTTCACTGTGTTATATCCAGtatcaaaaaaacataaagcGATTTACAAATGTTGCCACTGCAAGAAACGGTTGAATGGAATTGCAAAGCTGTGTGTCCACATGGATTACcacaagaggaagaaaacaacGGAAAATGCTGCAGAGGAAATGGCTGCAAGGACAGAGGCATCACTTGTTGATACGATCACACCAGAGGTCAAGTCCACTGAG CTCTGTGAGCAAGATGAACTGCCCACGTTAGAAACTGTGGAGGAGCCAGACCAAAGCAATGTGACTTTGCCGACAAGTCCCTTGTCATCACCTTCAAAACCAGCTGATGTGGaggagccagagccagagccagagccagagccagaatCAAGAGAAGACAAACATACTTGCAAACAGTGTGCTCAGACATTCATGTCACTGAAAGGTTTGCGTTGCCATGAACGCAGCCATGCAGCTGTGGCGGCCATCAAGAAACTGGACAACCTGCCTACCTCAGCTTTAAAGCACAC TATTGACAAATACGTTGTGTTCAAGTCTGGGACGCGGAGGCCTTTCCAGTGTAGCATCTGTCACTATCGGGCGACTGTCATGGCCCTGTGGAACAATCATTTTATCAAAAACCATCAAG ATATCATTATGAATCCTGCTGAGACTGACAACCAAGATACGGAGAACACTCAGACGGCTGAGAAGGAGACCCCTAATTCATCAGAGGGACTGAACAATTTGCCTGAACCTGATGAAGAACTGGAAATTGGTGAAA AATCAATGTACTTGGAGCCCCCAGATGTGCAGCGGCAGTTGAACCACTTCAGCTTGATGGCAGAGGCTGGGGCCTCATCTAAAGCGAACGTACAAGACCCCAAGTTGCCTGTGAGCGGTCTACTTCACTGCGAGTTCTGCAATTTTACCACTGAACATTCATCTAGTATACGACGACACCTCCTAAATCGACATGGAAAGAAGATGCTCAGGTGTAAAGACTGCAACTTCTTCACTGGTTTGAA GAAAAATATGGATATGCACATTGAGACGGGCCATTCTACCTTCGAGTCCGAGGCCACTCATCAGAAAGACCTTCGCTGCCCTTTCTGCCTCTACCAGACcaagaacaagaacaacatGATCGACCACATCATCTTGCATCGTG AGGAGCGTGTTGTGCCAATTGAGGTGCGTCGCCCGAAGCTGTCACGCTACCTTCAAGGCATCGTCTTCCGATGTCACAAGTGCACTTTTACAAGCGCTAGTGCTGAAAACCTGCATTTGCACATGAAGAGGCACGATGACATCAAACCTTACAAGTGCCGACTGTGCTACTTTGACTGCACTCAGCTATGCAACTTGGAAGCGCACCTGTGTGATAAGCACCAG GTTGTGAGGAATCATGCACTTGTGGGTCAGGTCAGCCTTGATCAACTAGAGGCAAGAGATGGTAGGGCgccagaagaagaggaggaggaagaaccTGTGTCTAACTTGGAGAACAACAATGAGGTTGAAGATGTAGAAACAGAGGAGTTAGTTATGGACTGTAATGAAGTTTCAGATGACACACATGCCAAGAACCCTGCAGTAAATGTCCTAAGGGAGAACATGAAACTACAGATAGTACAACCACATCAGCCGCAAAGGCAGGGCAGCAGAAAAGCTAATGCAAAAAGTCTCACCAGGTACGCTGCATTTAACCTTAACCTTCCGTTTAAAAACAGTGCAAACCCAAACGCTGCTGTCCCAGAGAAGCACGGGCAGGACCCACAGGAACGAACACAGAATGAGATGAGCTTGCCTGACGCTGCAAAAAGACAAGGGATCGAAAAAAGAGCAGAACCAAAAGTGGCAGAAGGGAACAGTGCAGATGTGCATTTTGTGGATTGCAGTTatccagagaaagagaggcagatgaGTGAAAAGCAGCTCAGAGGAAGTATAGACAGCAGAAAAATGGCAAtgcaaaaaagagaagaggcaGCAGAGGGGAGACTAGCTGGAAAAGCACAGGCACGCAAGCTCCAAATGAAGGCGCTTCAGGATAGAACGTCGAACATTGAGGAGAAGGTCGAGGACGACATACTGCGTCATATTCTACTGCTCGACGATGATGGCAGCATCCGCCGAACACCCAAGAAGGCCGGTTATGATAGACTGGTTAAGATCGAGCAGGACATTGAAAATGAAGTTGTAGAAAATGTTCTTAGTCAGATCATTTTACTCAATGAAGAGGACAGCATCACTTTGGCCCAACACCCAAAAAAACACCCTGAAGATACAACTGCGGTAACTCCAAAGAAGAGTCAAGAGTGTTTCACAGCTGAGAGACATTTGCTGAATCTGACACCCAACAGTGCACAAGTTAAGATGAGCCGTAAGAAACGAGTAGATAAGGTTTCACACTGTAAAGAAGAACACGTGCACAATCAGACAAACTGTGAGAAGCTTGATTATGGAGCAATGCCTGTACTTGAGAAAGAACCTCTAAATGAGGAACCTCTCACACGCtgcaaagaggaagaagaaggtggTCGTTTGGAGCAGAGGCAGGACAGAGGAGACAAGGTCATCACTGAAAACAACAAGAGTCGATTCAAGGATTGGGAACATGCGGAGGGAAGCATGATGCAGGAAGCTGACAACCCATGTGTGTCCAAAG GTGCCGTTACAGCTGTGGACGGAGCAGCTGAAGTCCGACACTCAGCGGTTACTGAGAAAAAACTGTTTACTTGTGGGTTTTGTGGACGAAACCTCACGAACAGCTGTGAACTGGAGCGTCACATCCTGCGACACGGACTGTAA